AACTAAACTGCTCTATTCATCTCGATACGAGGGTTGTGCTTATTCGCCGATCTCTTTTTCGCTTCGATATTGACAATTGGTATGATGGTCCATTATTCAGTCTAGCAGTCAAGCTATGTGAGTTAGACTGGGGAAATTCCATTTAGCACCGAGCATTTCCGGCCAATGGCTTTCTCTACTCAATACATGAGTCATGAACCGAAGTAGCCAAGCATGCGAATGACAGCGGCCCTGACCAAACTCGTGGAACCAGGGGTTCGCTCTTCTCCCTCAGAGTATTCTCGTCCAGATCAAATCCTCGAGTGTCCCAATGCCCGCTCCAAATCATCTGCCCGAGTCACCCCGTCCACGGTTCGATGGTCTCGTCCTCCAACACGCGCACCACACTCCGGACACAAAGCTAATTGCACCGCTCCCCCGCATTCGCCAATGGTAAACGGGTGTCCGTTCTGACAGTAATACCAGTGTCCGGTGCCCCGAAACTCGCGCGTCATCGCAGCAAGGACCTCCAGACGTTCCTCGCTAGTCACCGTGCTGTAGAAAGTTCCGATGTTGAGCATCTCTTCCGCCTCGTCGATTTCGCTTCCCAGTCCATTGTTCTGGCCGGGGTATCGCTGGCATAGCTTTCTGGCCGTTGCGATCGCCTCGCGCGCTTGCTCGGCGTGTTTTTCTCTCACATTTGGAGCCTCACTTTGCGATCGCTCCAGCGCATGCAGCTTGGCCAGGAAAATGTATCCCTCGACCTCGTGTGCGACTCGCATGGCATTTCCAGCGCGCTTGATCAAATTTCTGCATTCCTCTTGGATCGCCTGTAGATTGATCTGCACCTTGCATCTCTTTAACCCCGTACGACTGATCTGAAAGAGCGATAGAAAGTCCCCAAGCAAGCTGATGTCCAGACGCATTAGAAGGGTAATTGCGAGGAATACCCCCTTAGTCTGCACGACACTGCCATCGAATTCAAAACTTCCGCTGCTTCCTTTGCGTCTGCGTGCGCTCTCCACAAGGGCTTGCACACGGGACAAGGGCTGTTCTTTCTCCTCGACGGTGTTGTAGTATTGGATGATGCGGTTTCTCAATCTGATGACTTCTCGCCAACGATTTCCGCCGTATTTTTGGATGATATCAGCCATCTGCCGGAACTGTTTGTCGCGAGAACCGCCGATGTTGATGGTAATCTGCTCCTGGAGTAGCAATGGCGACAACTCCTTCTTGTTCTCGAGAGTCGCTGCTATTTGCAGCGGCAGCTCCCGCGCAAGAGGCACGAATTCCCGGCTCAGATACAGAAGGAACCTCTTGGTCGACTCGTCGAGAATAGCGCGGCGGACCAAACGGCCGTATCTTGACAGATCTCTCAGCGAGCCACGACAAGTAGCACATCGTTTGATGTCCTCAACAGAGAACGGCTCGGATGACGACCGGATCGCCACGGGCTTATCGTTTTCCATCATGTAGTACTTCTTCATGTCCATCTGGCCGTCCATACTCTCGATTGTCAGAAAATGACCGCAGCGTGGGAAAATACACGGATTCTCGTCGAGGTTGATCTCGGCATAAATCTTGGCCAGGATAAAGTCGACCACACGTTCTTTGATCTCAGGACTGGCGCACTCCTGACAGAACTCGCTCGCAGGGCACACTTCTCCACAAACTGATGGACATTGGTGGCCGCAAGAAAGCCGCTTCTCGCAGCGAAGAGTGCACGGTAAATGGTCGCATGGAGCGGCGCAGGGCATGGAGCACTGGCTATGCGGACACGCTGATGGACATTTCGGATCTGCGCATGGAGTGCAGGGCTCTGCGCAAAGTCTCGGGCACTTTGAATGAGCACACTGGATCTCGCAGGGCATGCTGCATGGAGGACATTGCTCCGACCCGTGGCAGGTTTGCCTACACGTATGAACGCAGGTCGATTGATTCCGGCCACAAATTTGGAGACATTTGCCGTGGTCCACTTTGACTTCTTCAGGAGTATGCACTGTACAATTCCAGCATGGTCGCTTGCAGGTATGGCCGCAGGACAGATTCGCGTTGCAAGGCGCATCGCAACAATATCCGGCTTTTGCGACATTTACATGGCATTGGACAGTTATTTTATGACCACATCCAGGCACTTGCTTTTCAACCCGTTTCATGCACCTAACGAGAGATACATCCTGGGCTTGCCAGCAGGGCAAAACCTCCGCGGGATGGCCACAAAGCAATCTCCGACCAGCCTGGTGAACATGGACCACACAATGATCGGGACACGGATCGCCGCAGGCTTTAGGACACGTATGATCACATCCTTTCAGCACTCTCGGACACGGCTCCGGGCAATGGACCGTGTCGTGGAGAATAGTGGAATGGCACTTTTTCTTGCAAGCATGGCCGCATTTCAGTCGGTTCATGCAGCGCTCATTACATCCTCCCTCGGGGGAATACTGCAGGAAATGGTCCAGTTCAGACACGGCGATAAGATGATCTGGATGGCGTGGGCACTGCAGCTCCAGACTTGTGCCGaagtttccatccttttGCAAGATGTCAATGACCCGCGCCCACATTGGAACATGGATTGAAGTCTCTGCATTGCCGATGATATACATACCGTGCTTCGCACGAGATAGGAGCACGTTTATTCTATTGGAAGTTCGAAGGAAACCGCATCGGCTCTGATCGTTGCTCCTGACCAAGGATATCACAACGATTTTTGCCTCTTCGCCCTGAAAATTGTCTATCGTGGCGACGCGGAGCGATTGCAAAAGACTGGTCTTGACTATCCGCTGCTTTTCCTCTGGAGCTTCTTTATTGAGCCCTACCTTATCCAAATGTTCTTCATCGTTCTCACCTAGCATAATGGCGAACGACTCGCTGAGCCGGTTTCGAAGGAGATGGAGCTGACCTAGATAAGGCGTCAAGACAGCAATTTCACCACTCTTGTAATTGCCCTGGCGGATCAAGTGATTCACCAAGCCTATCGTCATATCAACCTCGTAACTGTTCCAATGGGAAGTTCCCAATGCGTCGTTGCTGGACGTGTTCCCTTCATGATGACGGTGATCCAACCAAAACAGTCTCCTCCGCATTCCAGTGACCTCAGGATACTGCTCAACAGCCGGGGCATCTTCCAGACATGGGTACAGCGTCTGTCTAACAAGCTGAGCAATTGACGGGTGCATTCTCCGTTGCATCTCAAGCGTATTGAAGGGCACCTGTACTCCGCCTCCTTCATCCGGGCTCACCAGTCGCTCGAAGAGCGACACGTCCAGCGAATATTGCTCACCACCCTTATGATTTTCCCGTGAAAGTTCATAATTCTGCACCTGTGGTCGAAGCTGCAAATGGTCACCGATCAAAATGAGATGCTCAATCGATGGCAGCAAAGCGGTCAACAAATGTGATTCCAACACTTCACCGGCCTCCTCACAAAGCACGATTTTAGACCTCAATCGACGGAGCATATCCAGGTTGCGAGCAAGGCCCGAGGTTGTCACTCCAATAACATGCGCCTGTCGAAGGCAACGCAGGCTGCGCTCATCGCGAATGTTATCGAACTGGACTTTGTTACGCTGTTGTCGCTCAAAAAGATCGCTTGCTTTATCGTGCGATTCGCGTCGAATTTCTGCAACCCAGTGCTCGTAGAGATTCTGCCTTTCCTGCCGTCGCATGCTGTTGACATCAATCCCTTGCAGTGCCTCCATGGAACGTGTTTCACCTTTGGTTTTGCCATGATTGAGCCACTGACTGAGAACAGAGCGCTTCTTAGAGCCCTGTGCTCGTTCATAACCTTTGTCGTCTTTCCCGTACAgttgacgatgatgatgggggTTATGGCGCTGAAGAAAATACATTATCTTGCCTTCTAAACTCGTTGATCCCAACGGTAGTTCATTGAATTCCTTTTCAGCTTCATCAAGCTCTTTATGAATATTCTGCTCATCTTTCCATTCTGTCTTGCTTTTGCCTGTTATGCCGGAGAGTTCGCGTAGATTGAACTGTTCGAGTCTCGCGGATTTCGATCGGGAGCCAATGCGAACGATCTGACTGGTAATTTTATTTTCCACCAGATCCTCGAGCAATTGATCGAGAGCATGATTGGTATAACAAACGCAGATTATCGGACCGATATCGCCTTCGGCGCTTCTCCTATTCCCTTCTACCCTTCTACCaccccttccccttcccctgGTCCCAAAAGGAGTCGTTCTTTCAGTTGCACTAAGAGCGTGAACAAGGACCTTGATGAGGGCAACTCCAGTATAACTTTTGCCCGTTCCAGGTGGGCCCTGAATAAGTGCGATACTGCGTCGAAGACTATTGACCACGGCAAGTGTCTGTGCCTTATCCAAAGCCGAATGCTGTTGCAGCTTCTCGATGTCCACCGGCTCATCTGGTCTCATTGTAAAGCGCATCTTGCGATCCTTCAACAAGCAGCTCAAGTCGAAACTGAATCCCGGTCTGAGGGCATACGCCGGCGGTGGTGGCGTTACCATGCCAGACGGGCCTTCCGGATCCATTGGCGCAAGAAAAGGTGAGAATGGTAGGACGTCgcttttcttcatcttttgAAGAGCTCGAAGTGTCGGTTCAAAGGTTGCCAGGATGATCCCCGGGAATTCAACGAGCGACACTGGAGGGACAGCGGTCCGCGGTTTGTACTGGTTGAGGATACATTTCAGATTGTCATCTGTCAGCTGAACCAGCTCTAATAACACTGCTcctgtttccttttcttcccacAGAGATGGAAGTTTCTTTCCGGAAGGCTGCTTTTGGCCCTTGCCTCGCCGCTCCCTTGGAGGGGCAGCGACAGTACAAAAGACGACATTTTTGGCCTCAAAGACAAGGCACACCAAAGCACCGGACTGTAGTCGCTTAGATTGCTGCCACCAGCTTTCCCGCTTCTTCGAGCTCATGTTTTTCATGTTAATTGGTTGCTGGAATTCGGTGACAAATTGCAAGCCATGGAACCGATCGAAGTTGAGCTCAACCACGTGGACGTTGTGATGGATGTGGGTTCTAAGCTGGGTGCTCCTGCGTCCGTCACCTTTGTTTGAAGGCTTCAACAGACCGTGTATCGTGTCTCTAAGTTGACCAACTGTATCTTCCCTGAGGAGTCGGAAACTTCTGTCAAGAAGACCACCTATGCCGCCTAAATGCCATTGACGGGGATCTTTCATAGGTAGATATTCACCTCGCGATGATTGAATCTCTTCAATTGTAGGCATGATCTTGACCTTGCATATGTCTGCAGAGTCGTTGTCATGGCGTCCTCCGGGCAGATCACGCTTGAGCACAAACGAGAGATCAGTTGTGTTCGTATTGCTTTCGGCCAGTTTTTGCGTTCCATGAACTGAAGGCAGCGAACTGCCAATTTCGAGATGGCGCAGAATACGTTCCAGGTATGTTCTGGCGGCTTGAAGAGAGTTGGCGGTTTCCTCTGAGTGAAATGCCTTGAAGATCCCTTCGAACTCTGTGGCCACAGGCTTGAAAGGCTCATGGACAAAGGCGAAGGAGTTTAGCTCAATGATTTGCCAAAAGATAAAGAGTGACACCTCGAGGTAACTCAATGTCTCTGTCAGTTTTTCTTTGTTGGAAGTTGAACAGACATCAGCGAGAAATTCCAGGAGCAGTACGCCTCGTCTTCCAGAATGGCCGAAGAGAACGTTGTAGATCGTTCCAACTGCCTGCTCCAGGATCATAGATTCAAGAACCTCAGGGGCTGTGATAAGTTTGAGAAACGGCAACATCTGGTTTTTGAAAACGAAAAGCTTAGTCGTAGCCGTCATCCGACTATAATCGTATTCGACCAGCTCTTGGATCCGTTTGAGTCCTCCTTCTTTTGCCAAAGCTCGAATCACCTCTTGGTACATTCCATCCCCTTCATCAAGAAGCTTTCTCGCTTCTCTGAAGAAATGTCCCAGACGCTTTCCCAGCGGACGAAGGTTGACTAGCTTCAATGGTATGTCGTCTCTCCAGGCACGAAAGGCTCGTTCGCTGCTGGTGAGTTTGGGTTCCTTTCGTTCGGTTGGCTCTGCTCGGGCAACATCGTGGGAAAATTTGCAGTGATTTTTGTATCTGCAGGTACCGTTTCGAAGGAACTGATAACAGACTCCCCTAGACAGTCGAGTATCAAGTCAGTGAAGTTCTATAGCAGGATATTATGGTATCGTAATAACTCACCTTGCGTTGACCATCTTGACTAGTACTCTGCAGCCGAAAGAACTTGCTGCTAGATGGACGCCTGTAGTAGAAGCAATAGGTTCTGCTCGATAATCAGGTTGAAGCGGGtgaaatgaaagaaaggagaggagggggtGTGCAGCAAACAAAGGAACAAACGGTCTTCCATGTTTGCAGAAATTCCATTTGCTGCTGTCACTTTCTAGAAGACTGTCCTTCTTCTGCCTTCCTGAAAATCTGTCCAATAAAGAATGGGAGATAAAGTGCAGAGAAATAGATGAAGTTACTGCAACCCAATTTGGGAAGGAGTCATGTATACATGTTGGCGCTGGTTGATATCCCACACCTTCACACTTTCAGATGCATACAGAAATCTGGAAATATTCTGACGAAACCTTTTAGACTGCTATTGCTCCTCCACAAAGTTCATCGTTCGATTGACTTGTTTTCGGGCAAGTCCTCTTTTGCATACTCCAGTCGACTCTTCCAATACTGCCATCTTTCCACAAACATCGCATCGTCCCCCTTTCGCAGATCCAAATAATTTCTCTTGAACGGccaatcctcttcctctctcagTGCATCATCGTGGGTCCGTCTGGCAAGACGCTTGAGCCACTCCGCCGCCATGGGGAACTGAATGTCTGGAATCACATCACAACGTTCAAACGCATCGGCCAAACACTCATATCCCCAATCCAGCAAAATTGGTCCAATCTTTTCATCGACTAGTAGTACCTCAAGACTCGCGATACGGATATACTTCTCCCGCATCTGGCGCTGCAAGTCCGGGTCATCAGGATGGCCCTCGATCTCTTGTCGCCATTCCCCCCATTGGAAAATACCCACCTTCATGTTTCCAAAACCGGGTAATTGTTTCCAGAAGGGATCAGTTGTTACTGAATGCCTTGCCTCCTCGCGTATGGCAGGTTTTGGGAGATTTTCCATCTCCTCGAGGAGGGCGAATATCGGAGAGAGTTCGGATTCGGGCCATTCTTCTAAAGCAGCGATGAGAAGATTCCTTAATTTGTTTCTTCCGTGGTTGAGTGCGGTAGACTGGGAGGTTGCGGTCAGACGGGAAATAGCATAGGCTGCCTCCTGGACGTTAATTTTGTGTTCGTGGTAATCTTTCAAGCTTGTGCTTCTTGGGGGTGACAGCCATTGCCGGGTCCCCGTCTGGAGATATGACATCGTTGAACGAGGCAGGAGAGATCATTTTGCTGATCTCTGCTCAAATGAGCAGTCATGTCGACCGCAATAGATGGTATATCTAGTACTATTGGCCTTCTATAATTACCCGAGGGTAGAGCCGAGTGGCGATGGTTCCTATCTTTCAAACAACGAATCAGCCCGGACTCTGAACACACAAAGTCCGAATCCGGAGAATTACTCTACAGTTGGAGTCGAAACCGGTGTCACCACTCATACTCTTTCATTGTTTTCCAAACCCTAATGCCAAGATATGCTAGTCTACTATAGGAAAGACACCGAATTGACCTGTTTCATCATGTTGTATTGTATACTACCAATGTATTATGCTACCCAACCGTGTATATTTTACATGTATTAACTATACAGGCACGACCTTGGTACCCCGCCATAATGTCCCTACCTCTGTGTTTAGGGACATACCTGGTACATCCTGCTCCGGTAGAAGTAAGGATCCAGGATCGGGCTCGATTTCAGGGGAAATTGGGAGGTAGCTGGTTTCCTGGAGGAAATCCTTAAATTTATCAGAGATAtggatggtgatggataGAAGTCGAGTTGGGGAATGTCTTCTGTAATTGTGTTTTCTGTGGGTCCTGGTGAATACCCAGTCACGTCAGTTATAAGGCCAAGGAGATGGGTGAGTTAGATCATATGCATGAGGTAAAAAGATTATGACAGGTTGGGATGTAGTGCCCTACCCAAGAGGGGTCCATCCCAAAGACGGATGAGATCACTGCTTATATCTCTCAAGGCATTGTTCTCGCTCTCTGTCTGTCTGCTAGGTCTGACAAAACTGTAGCCAGCATCTCCGGGATCGAGTAACACTGTCAACCTCTTGTTCGCTTGGTGAAGCTCATATGTAATAGACTGCAGTCTCAGAATCTCCGGAGAAGTAATATCCTCGATGGATGCAAGTCTCCGCTCCAGTTCCACTGCATAATCGCGTTTTCGCTGCAGCAGCAACGCTGGTTGTTGCGGACACGGGTAAGATCCTCTGCCTGACTGAAGAGTCAGATATTACATACTAAGTAGATATAAAAATGACACTCTCATACTTCGGTTTTTTGCTTGATACGTGGCATGGTGGAAGTGTGGAGTGCCGAATCAAGTCCCGCTGCATTCCCTTTGTTCAACGCTCATAAGGGGCTGTCTAGCTCGAGTTACACGCCACTGATGACTTACGTTGATTTTATAGCATCTGCATAGGCTGTATAGAGGATAGATTTTCAAGGTTCAGGTGGACAAGAGAGCGTGAAACGGCTTCACATATATCAACTGCAATGATGACTTGGATGCAGTAACTGACTATTCCCCGCACTTGGGTGGCAACCCGAGGTATCACTAGCGTGAGTGTCGTATAGTTGGGTTTCGTATCTGGCTTACTTCACCTTAGCACAGTTACGATGGGGATATTCGCTGTAAGAAGGATGTTGCAAACTTGTGATTTGATATTTATGCAACTACAAGAATCTGAGTGTTATGGAGTGCATTGTACAGCTTTTCCTGCCTGACATATATGAGAGAGCATTGTAGAGCCTCTGGCTCTATATTCTAGGCTCCTGCTTTTGGTGCAGCGGTTAAGCTTCTAAACGCTCCCAGGAGACGCGCCGTGACACTGAGAACCCATGCTATACACTGGGTCATCTCCACTGCGTCTTGCAGCGGACGGCACATAGATTATGTTAATGCTCTATGAGCTGCCTCGGCTCTGTGCACTATGGTCATAAGGGCATTACTCATATTGCGATGTATTGGTAAAAGTACGTGGGTTAGCGGTGGGATCCCCTCCGAATGTAGTGACATCCCACTTTCCCGTGTTCTTAGGCCGTGCTCAAATGGGTGACATGCCAGTTATAAACAATCCACCCAATGACGAACATGGACAATGTTATCACATTGCTCACAGCCAATCAAACTTTGATAAAAAATCATCGATTGTTGCCTTCGTGTGTGGATATAAAAGCAGTTGAACGTCCCCCGTCTGCGTCCAGAAAGCTCATCATACTACCAGTCTCAACCTCATAAACCCAATAACCCCACATCAACATTCTCCCTCTGAGAATATATGGTTTTATTGTGTTGGAGATCTCCCACAATATGTCCGACTATACATATAACCTTGTTCAGTCCCGCTATAGTGACATCGCTAAGCAGAGTAACAACACCCAGCAGCACCacaaagaagaggaaatcgcCAGGGCATTTGGCTACAGTGCGGAAGATCTTAGTTCACTGCCAGAGAAGACTAATCTCGGCTTGAGCTGTGGAAATCCGGTGGGATTTGCCAATGTTAAAGAGGTCCGTTTTTTCTTGGCTGATTCGTTTCCACGACGGTGATGAATAGAAGGTTCTAACCTTCTAGTAGGGTGAGACGGTTCTGGACCTTGGTAGCGGCAGCGGCATTGATGTCCTCTTGGCGGCTCGTAGAGTCGGCCCCAATGGACAGGCCATCGGCATTGACATGACAAAAGTGAGTTCTTCGAGGCCTTCTCTCTGCAGAGCCCAGAACTGAGAGTAGACAAAGAGTATGGTCAAACTTGCCGAGAAAAATATCCAAAAGGCAGAACTCTCCAATACAAAATTCATCGAAGCAAATATCAGCTCCATACCGCTGCCAGACTCCAGCGTCGACTGCATCATCAGTAACTGTGTCATCAATCTCGTCCCGGCTACCGACAAAGCGGCTGTTTTTAAAGAGATCGCTCGGCTACTGAAGCCTGGGGGAAGAGTCGCGATCAGTGATATTTTGGCTAGAAAGCTGCTCCCGGATCATATTACTAAAAACATGGCGCTGTATATTGGGTGTGTTGCTGGTGCGAGTCAGATTGGGAAATATGAGGAGTATCTTAGGCAGGCTGGATTCGAAGGTATGTATACCGCTATAGAGAGAGCCTTCTGTACTAAATTGGTGGTAGGTGTGTTCATTGTTGATGCGAAGTCAGACCTTAACCTCTATAAGGGGTCTTTGTATTTGCCTCAGAGCTCGTGCTGTGGCGGTGGGTATGGGGGTAAGGAGACTACGAGTGATATTGCTGAGTTGGATTTTAATGAGTGGGTCGGTCAGTTATTGTCCCCCATCCTAGCCTAATTGCGCTACTGACCGTTTGTCCAGGTTCTTTTCAGATCTATGCTATCAAGGCTTAGATAGTTTGATTGCATACTGTTCTATAGGAAAGATATATTCTTAGAATCCCGGGTTCGTGATAATGCACTTGCGGCGCACGGCTCGGATAAGCCCAGTCCCATGGTTTCACGATAAGTATGTACAAGATGACCGCGAGCATTAAGTCAATCCAATGTCAACTCAATATCTCGTCGCTTCATCATTCATCCAGTAGCCGAAAGATATCCATGTTCCTCACCATGCAGTTGGAACTCGACTGACACCCGAGTTCCGAGCGCACATCCCGCGCATCAGAGTAGTTTCGCATGGACGTGATGATCCTGGCTGCAGTTTCGCATGGAGTAGATTGCCCTGAGTTCTGATTCCTGCTGGGTGGTTGTGATTTGGAGGTACCATGAGTGGGAGAGTCGACTGGAACATGCTGCTCCTCGTCGGAGATTTGGTTCTCGGATATAGTCACTTGTTGATGAATGGCTGGGCTCAAGAGCGATGAAGTAGGCTCAGTAGCCGCCATCTCATGCAAGGAGTCTTTGTACTCGCGGTTCAATGAACTCAGTTGCGAGGAACCTTCGCAGACTATATTTAGACCTGGAGATTTCCACGCAGGCGACCGCGCCTCTAGTACAGCCCCTGAGTGAAATGTAGGGAGAGCAATGTTCGCTGTGTGTGCTGTCAAGTACTCTTGGACCTCCTGGTCAGAAACACCGTGCAGTCTGAGCAGCGACCGGAGGTGAGTATTCTCCACTGCCACTTTTCGACCGGCAGCTTGAACTTCTCGTGTCGCCTGAACGCCCAGAACCTCGAACTTGTGTAGGCGTTGCTCAAGATCTTGGATATATTCTTTGCGCCGTGCTCGCGAACGCC
This sequence is a window from Aspergillus chevalieri M1 DNA, chromosome 5, nearly complete sequence. Protein-coding genes within it:
- a CDS encoding uncharacterized protein (COG:L;~EggNog:ENOG410PIMX); this translates as MDGQMDMKKYYMMENDKPVAIRSSSEPFSVEDIKRCATCRGSLRDLSRYGRLVRRAILDESTKRFLLYLSREFVPLARELPLQIAATLENKKELSPLLLQEQITINIGGSRDKQFRQMADIIQKYGGNRWREVIRLRNRIIQYYNTVEEKEQPLSRVQALVESARRRKGSSGSFEFDGSVVQTKGVFLAITLLMRLDISLLGDFLSLFQISRTGLKRCKVQINLQAIQEECRNLIKRAGNAMRVAHEVEGYIFLAKLHALERSQSEAPNVREKHAEQAREAIATARKLCQRYPGQNNGLGSEIDEAEEMLNIGTFYSTVTSEERLEVLAAMTREFRGTGHWYYCQNGHPFTIGECGGAVQLALCPECGARVGGRDHRTVDGVTRADDLERALGHSRI
- a CDS encoding putative NF-X1 finger and helicase domain protein (COG:L;~EggNog:ENOG410PIMX;~InterPro:IPR041677,IPR027417,IPR041679,IPR000571, IPR036855;~PFAM:PF13245,PF13086,PF13087;~go_function: GO:0004386 - helicase activity [Evidence IEA];~go_function: GO:0046872 - metal ion binding [Evidence IEA]), coding for MVNARGVCYQFLRNGTCRYKNHCKFSHDVARAEPTERKEPKLTSSERAFRAWRDDIPLKLVNLRPLGKRLGHFFREARKLLDEGDGMYQEVIRALAKEGGLKRIQELVEYDYSRMTATTKLFVFKNQMLPFLKLITAPEVLESMILEQAVGTIYNVLFGHSGRRGVLLLEFLADVCSTSNKEKLTETLSYLEVSLFIFWQIIELNSFAFVHEPFKPVATEFEGIFKAFHSEETANSLQAARTYLERILRHLEIGSSLPSVHGTQKLAESNTNTTDLSFVLKRDLPGGRHDNDSADICKVKIMPTIEEIQSSRGEYLPMKDPRQWHLGGIGGLLDRSFRLLREDTVGQLRDTIHGLLKPSNKGDGRRSTQLRTHIHHNVHVVELNFDRFHGLQFVTEFQQPINMKNMSSKKRESWWQQSKRLQSGALVCLVFEAKNVVFCTVAAPPRERRGKGQKQPSGKKLPSLWEEKETGAVLLELVQLTDDNLKCILNQYKPRTAVPPVSLVEFPGIILATFEPTLRALQKMKKSDVLPFSPFLAPMDPEGPSGMVTPPPPAYALRPGFSFDLSCLLKDRKMRFTMRPDEPVDIEKLQQHSALDKAQTLAVVNSLRRSIALIQGPPGTGKSYTGVALIKVLVHALSATERTTPFGTRGRGRGGRRVEGNRRSAEGDIGPIICVCYTNHALDQLLEDLVENKITSQIVRIGSRSKSARLEQFNLRELSGITGKSKTEWKDEQNIHKELDEAEKEFNELPLGSTSLEGKIMYFLQRHNPHHHRQLYGKDDKGYERAQGSKKRSVLSQWLNHGKTKGETRSMEALQGIDVNSMRRQERQNLYEHWVAEIRRESHDKASDLFERQQRNKVQFDNIRDERSLRCLRQAHVIGVTTSGLARNLDMLRRLRSKIVLCEEAGEVLESHLLTALLPSIEHLILIGDHLQLRPQVQNYELSRENHKGGEQYSLDVSLFERLVSPDEGGGVQVPFNTLEMQRRMHPSIAQLVRQTLYPCLEDAPAVEQYPEVTGMRRRLFWLDHRHHEGNTSSNDALGTSHWNSYEVDMTIGLVNHLIRQGNYKSGEIAVLTPYLGQLHLLRNRLSESFAIMLGENDEEHLDKVGLNKEAPEEKQRIVKTSLLQSLRVATIDNFQGEEAKIVVISLVRSNDQSRCGFLRTSNRINVLLSRAKHGWKLRHKSGAAVPTPSRSSYRRV
- a CDS encoding uncharacterized protein (COG:S;~EggNog:ENOG410PSNA;~InterPro:IPR022085;~PFAM:PF12311), translated to MSYLQTGTRQWLSPPRSTSLKDYHEHKINVQEAAYAISRLTATSQSTALNHGRNKLRNLLIAALEEWPESELSPIFALLEEMENLPKPAIREEARHSVTTDPFWKQLPGFGNMKVGIFQWGEWRQEIEGHPDDPDLQRQMREKYIRIASLEVLLVDEKIGPILLDWGYECLADAFERCDVIPDIQFPMAAEWLKRLARRTHDDALREEEDWPFKRNYLDLRKGDDAMFVERWQYWKSRLEYAKEDLPENKSIER
- the cyt19 gene encoding putative arsenic methyltransferase Cyt19 (COG:S;~EggNog:ENOG410PIED;~InterPro:IPR025714,IPR029063,IPR026669;~PFAM:PF13649,PF13489,PF05175,PF08242,PF08241, PF13847); its protein translation is MSDYTYNLVQSRYSDIAKQSNNTQQHHKEEEIARAFGYSAEDLSSLPEKTNLGLSCGNPVGFANVKEGETVLDLGSGSGIDVLLAARRVGPNGQAIGIDMTKSMVKLAEKNIQKAELSNTKFIEANISSIPLPDSSVDCIISNCVINLVPATDKAAVFKEIARLLKPGGRVAISDILARKLLPDHITKNMALYIGCVAGASQIGKYEEYLRQAGFEGVFIVDAKSDLNLYKGSLYLPQSSCCGGGYGGKETTSDIAELDFNEWVGSFQIYAIKA
- a CDS encoding bZIP transcription factor (COG:S;~EggNog:ENOG410PRDA) — encoded protein: MTTLKTNSSSKRTITVKTDQISSSLRIRDNQRRSRARRKEYIQDLEQRLHKFEVLGVQATREVQAAGRKVAVENTHLRSLLRLHGVSDQEVQEYLTAHTANIALPTFHSGAVLEARSPAWKSPGLNIVCEGSSQLSSLNREYKDSLHEMAATEPTSSLLSPAIHQQVTISENQISDEEQHVPVDSPTHGTSKSQPPSRNQNSGQSTPCETAARIITSMRNYSDARDVRSELGCQSSSNCMVRNMDIFRLLDE